In the Candidatus Rhodoblastus alkanivorans genome, one interval contains:
- a CDS encoding nickel-dependent hydrogenase large subunit, whose amino-acid sequence MTRLVVGPFNRVEGDLELTLDIADGRVAEARVATTLYRGFEQILVGRPAADALAIAPRICGICSLSQSMAAAAALRAVSGVQPPPNGEMAANIAHAAENIADHLTHFYLFFMPDFCRAFYADAAWFAGVEARFKALSGAAAAEVLPARARLLHIMGLIAGKWPHSLAIQPGGVTRSLELGEKMRLIAILGDFRAFLEKVLFGAPLEQVVAIATPEQMADFAEGRGDFAAFLRLARDLGLAELGAIALPLISFGAYHGAQGALFPAGLFDPRAGAAGPLPFGAIGEDVAFSYLRDSAADPARAVTLPDAERQNAYSWAKAPRLASEPAETGAVARQAVAGDPLIRALIARGRGTNVFARVVARVIEIARLTLAAEAWARALRLRESFCAHGPAPAAGAGVGMVEAARGALGHWLSVDRGLIQRYQIVAPTTWNFSPRDAQGVPGPLEQALVGVEVGDAGAKAPAIQHVVRSFDPCMVCTAH is encoded by the coding sequence ATGACGCGTCTGGTGGTCGGGCCGTTCAATCGGGTCGAGGGCGATCTCGAACTCACCCTCGACATCGCCGACGGGCGGGTCGCCGAGGCGCGCGTGGCGACGACGCTTTACCGTGGCTTCGAACAGATTCTGGTCGGCCGCCCGGCCGCCGACGCCTTGGCCATCGCGCCGCGCATCTGTGGCATCTGCTCCCTGTCGCAGAGCATGGCGGCGGCGGCGGCCTTGCGGGCGGTGAGCGGCGTCCAGCCGCCGCCCAATGGCGAAATGGCCGCCAATATCGCCCATGCGGCGGAAAATATCGCCGACCACCTGACCCATTTCTATCTGTTCTTCATGCCGGACTTTTGTCGCGCCTTTTATGCGGACGCGGCGTGGTTTGCCGGCGTCGAGGCGCGGTTCAAGGCGCTTTCCGGCGCGGCGGCGGCGGAAGTTCTGCCGGCGCGCGCGCGGCTTCTGCACATCATGGGGCTGATCGCCGGCAAATGGCCGCATTCCCTGGCGATCCAGCCCGGCGGCGTGACCCGCTCGCTCGAACTCGGCGAAAAGATGCGGCTGATCGCTATCTTGGGCGATTTCCGCGCCTTTCTCGAAAAGGTCCTGTTCGGCGCGCCGCTCGAACAGGTCGTTGCGATCGCGACGCCCGAACAAATGGCCGATTTCGCGGAAGGGCGGGGCGATTTCGCGGCCTTCCTGCGACTGGCCAGGGATTTGGGTCTGGCCGAACTTGGCGCCATCGCTTTGCCGCTGATTTCTTTCGGCGCCTATCACGGCGCGCAAGGCGCGCTGTTTCCGGCGGGTCTGTTCGATCCGCGCGCGGGCGCGGCCGGGCCTCTGCCGTTCGGCGCAATCGGCGAGGACGTCGCCTTTTCCTATTTGCGCGACAGTGCGGCCGATCCGGCGAGAGCTGTCACCCTGCCCGACGCCGAGCGCCAAAACGCCTATTCCTGGGCCAAGGCGCCGCGCCTTGCCAGTGAGCCGGCGGAGACCGGCGCGGTGGCGCGGCAGGCGGTCGCCGGCGATCCGCTCATCCGGGCCCTGATCGCGCGAGGGCGCGGAACCAATGTCTTCGCGCGGGTTGTGGCGCGGGTGATCGAGATCGCGCGGCTGACGCTCGCGGCGGAGGCGTGGGCGCGCGCGTTGCGCCTGCGGGAGAGTTTTTGCGCGCATGGTCCGGCGCCGGCCGCGGGCGCGGGCGTCGGCATGGTCGAGGCGGCGCGCGGGGCGCTGGGCCATTGGCTGAGCGTCGACAGGGGCCTTATCCAGCGCTATCAGATCGTCGCGCCGACCACCTGGAATTTTTCTCCGCGCGACGCACAGGGCGTTCCCGGGCCGCTGGAGCAGGCCTTGGTCGGAGTCGAGGTCGGAGACGCCGGCGCCAAGGCCCCAGCGATCCAGCATGTGGTCCGCTCCTTCGATCCCTGCATGGTCTGCACGGCGCATTGA
- a CDS encoding HupU protein, translating to MVAVPTNLLWLQAGSCGGCTMSVLEQGASGWFAELKTFGLNLLWHPSVSEESGEEVLDILARIESGETLLDILCVEGSILRGPQGTGMFNRLSGTKRSLLDIACSLAKRAQYCVAIGSCAAFGGVPAGDPDPTDACGLHYDGAEAGGALGRDYRSGKGLPVINVAGCAPHPGWIMETLQALATHDLTAADLDALGRPTFFAAHLAHHGCSRNEFYEFKASARVLSERGCLMEHLGCKATQAIGDCNQRAWNGGGSCTHGGFACISCTAPNFENGRNFHVTPKIAGIPVGLPLDMPKAWFMTLAALSKSATPERVRKNAEADRIVENPRRGK from the coding sequence ATGGTCGCCGTTCCAACCAATCTCCTGTGGCTTCAAGCCGGCTCCTGCGGCGGCTGCACCATGTCCGTGCTGGAGCAAGGGGCTTCGGGATGGTTCGCCGAGCTGAAGACCTTTGGCCTCAATCTCCTCTGGCATCCGAGCGTGAGCGAGGAGAGCGGCGAGGAGGTTCTGGACATACTCGCCCGGATCGAGAGCGGCGAGACCCTGCTCGATATTCTCTGCGTCGAAGGCTCGATTCTGCGCGGGCCGCAGGGCACGGGCATGTTCAACCGCTTGTCGGGCACGAAACGGAGCCTGCTCGATATCGCCTGCAGCCTGGCGAAGCGGGCGCAATATTGCGTGGCTATCGGGTCCTGCGCGGCCTTTGGCGGCGTTCCGGCCGGCGACCCCGATCCGACCGACGCCTGCGGCCTGCACTATGACGGCGCCGAGGCGGGCGGGGCCCTGGGCCGCGATTATCGCTCGGGCAAAGGGCTGCCGGTGATCAATGTCGCCGGCTGCGCGCCCCATCCCGGCTGGATCATGGAAACGCTCCAGGCGCTGGCGACGCACGATCTGACCGCCGCCGACCTTGACGCCCTCGGGCGTCCGACCTTTTTCGCCGCGCATCTCGCTCATCACGGTTGTTCGCGCAACGAATTCTATGAATTCAAGGCCAGCGCCCGCGTCCTTTCCGAGCGCGGCTGCCTGATGGAGCATCTCGGCTGCAAGGCGACCCAGGCGATCGGCGATTGCAACCAGCGCGCCTGGAATGGCGGCGGCTCATGCACCCATGGCGGCTTCGCCTGCATCTCCTGCACCGCCCCCAATTTCGAGAATGGGCGCAATTTCCACGTCACGCCCAAGATCGCCGGCATTCCGGTCGGCTTGCCGCTCGACATGCCCAAGGCCTGGTTCATGACCCTGGCGGCTCTGTCCAAATCCGCCACCCCCGAACGCGTGCGCAAGAACGCCGAAGCCGACCGCATCGTCGAAAATCCGAGACGCGGCAAATGA